The Ancylothrix sp. D3o genome segment GCGAGTGGCGCCGGGGTTTACAAGACTGTTTGGGTATTACTCGTACCGAATTTGGCCCCGAAAGAGGTGTGGTTTTATTTGAAGCGCCAGAACCTTTGGTGCAGAAAGCTGAAAGGTTGTTAAAAGAAGGTCAAATGCCGTTAGTTATTATTGATGAAACGGAAGATCAAATTAGCCTTTCTTTGTTGCAATTTCCCCTATGGTTAGCTTTTGCACCAGAACCGCAACAAATGCAGCCATCTATGCGCGATTTTTAATTAAAATCCCACAAAAACCGGGTTTTTTACAAAAATCCTTAATCTAAACCCGGTTGCTAAACAAATGACAAATGACAAATAACAAAGGACAAAAATGATTCTTTGGTTAAGTTTAAATCTTGGACTCTTACTTGCTGCTTATTTGCTGGGTTCAATTCCCACCGGCTACATAGCAGGACGCTTGCTGAAAAACATTGATATTCGAGAAGTGGGTTCTGGTTCCACCGGCGCCACAAATATCCTACGAACCCTTGGCAAAGGGCCGGCTATTGCTGTGCTTTTGGTTGATGTTTTAAAAGGGGCGGCGGCAATTTTATTAACTCGCTTAATTTATACTCAGGAATTTACTTCGGTTTTGGTTTCGCCGCCAATTCTGGAAAATTGGTTGCCTTGGATGGTGGTTGCTTCCGGCTTATTAGCGCTTTTAGGCCATAGTAAATCAATTTTTCTCAACTTCACCGGCGGTAAATCTGTGGCTACCAGTTTAGGCGTTTTGTTGGCGCTTTATTGGCCGGTTGGGTTGGGAACGTTAGGCATTTTTGGGGTAGTTATCGCGCTTTCGCGGATTGTTTCTTTGAGTTCAATTATTGCCGCAATGGGTTGTTCTGTGTTGATGTTTTTTGCGGGTCTACCTTTGCCTTACTTGTTATTTGCTTTGGCCGGTGGGTTGTATGTAATTTTGCGTCACCAAAGCAATATTCAGCGACTCTTAGCGGGTACAGAACCGCGAATTGGGGAAAAGTTGCCGGCGCAAAAAGAACCCGAACAAAGCCCAGGAACTTGAAATTTTTGCTCGGATCAGAAAGGTGGGGCAGGCTTGTGATCCGAAGTTTCAGCGGTTTATAAAAGCTGTTTTTTGGCCGTATAAATTGAAGAGAAACCGCCCCTACAGAACCGAAAGGAGAAGTTAAATTTCCGGGGCAACGCCTTGTTCTTCCAGACAGCGTTTAAACTCAACTTCGGCTGGTGTTGGTTCGGGGTTATCGCTGGCTTTTAAAGCACCAACAACGCGTTTATTGCCCATTTTATCTAGGGGTTTATCGAGGTTGGCTGTTGTTTTATTATCGCCATTTTTGAGATATTTTCTGCATTCTTCCACTGCGCCAATGCGCTGCACTCTTTCTTTGGAAACCACAGAATCTCCTTGTGTGAGTTCGGTGGTGGTTCCGGGGGTAGAGGCATAGGCAAAAGAGCCGGTGAGACAAACCAAACTCAAGAGCAAGGAAAATAGGAGTGTTTTGGCAAGAACCGGCAAGCTTTTCTTGAAGTAAATCATTTTTAAAATCTCTTGACTTTTCCAATTTTAATGTTATGAAAAAGTCGTTAAAAACCCCTGTGCCTTAAGAGAGATTTTGGTGAGAAAGGCCGGATAAAGTAGCCGGCCCTAGCTGTTGAATTTTGAAGCTTTACTTTTTCTTATGCCCAGATTTTTTAAGGACTTTTTTAACTAATTCAGGAATTTGAGAAGGGCGTTCAGCCACCGGCACTTTCACATCTTTAAACGCGGCAATTTTACTTTCAGGGGTGCCAACTTCTGCGCCCACATCTCCCACCAAACCGGCGGTAATAATGGCGCCCGCATGACCCAAACGCCGGCCTTTAGGGGCATGAATTCCTGCCACATAAACAATCACCGGCTTATCAATTGCCTCATCAATATATCGGGCGGCTGCTTCTTCTCCTGCTCCGCCAATTTCGCCGACTAAAACTATCACCTCAGTTTTGTCATCTTCTTCTAAAATTTGTAACCATTGTTGAAAAGAAGAACCGACAATCGAATCACCACCAATACCCACACAAATTGATTGACCGATACCGGCTTCTGTGAGTTCGCGGGCAATTTCATAACTGAGGGTACCACTGCGACTAATTAAACCCACCGGCCCTGGGGTATAAAACTCGGCGGGATAAGTACCCAATAAAACTTTAC includes the following:
- a CDS encoding CoA-binding protein; the protein is MYSKSDLKVIIQGIGQPLGQTHAALMKAYGTNVVAGISPGMGGQTIEEIPIFDMVEQALPEVGPVDASVIFVPPYLVLDAAKEAIAAGIRQIIITSAGVPPLDMVTLVRKAEATDTLVIGPSSPGVIVPGKVLLGTYPAEFYTPGPVGLISRSGTLSYEIARELTEAGIGQSICVGIGGDSIVGSSFQQWLQILEEDDKTEVIVLVGEIGGAGEEAAARYIDEAIDKPVIVYVAGIHAPKGRRLGHAGAIITAGLVGDVGAEVGTPESKIAAFKDVKVPVAERPSQIPELVKKVLKKSGHKKK
- the plsY gene encoding glycerol-3-phosphate 1-O-acyltransferase PlsY, with the translated sequence MILWLSLNLGLLLAAYLLGSIPTGYIAGRLLKNIDIREVGSGSTGATNILRTLGKGPAIAVLLVDVLKGAAAILLTRLIYTQEFTSVLVSPPILENWLPWMVVASGLLALLGHSKSIFLNFTGGKSVATSLGVLLALYWPVGLGTLGIFGVVIALSRIVSLSSIIAAMGCSVLMFFAGLPLPYLLFALAGGLYVILRHQSNIQRLLAGTEPRIGEKLPAQKEPEQSPGT